The stretch of DNA ATCGGGTATCATCGGCCACAACTCGCCTCGCGGAGTCGCCATGCAAGCCGCCCTTCCCCTGCCGCTCTCCACCCCCAACCGCAACCTGGTCCGGCTGACCATCGTGCGCGGCATCACCTGGACCGGCTTCCTGGCCGCCATCATCATCGGCATCGAGCTGCTGGGCTTCTCCCTGCATGTGCACGCGGTGATCGGGGTGATCGTCGTCATGGGGGGGATCAACATCGCCACCTGGTGGCGGCTGGGTCGGCCCCGGGCGGTCACGCACCAGGAGTACCTCGCCCACCTGATGATCGACGTGACGGGGCTGACGCTGCTCTTCTACTTCACCGGCGGGGCCCACAACCCCTTCATCAACTACTACCTGGTGCCGGTGACCATCGCCGCCGCCACCCTGCCCTGGCGACATGCCTGGCTGATCGCCGCCGCCTCCATGGCCGCCTACACCTTCCTGCTGATGGCCTACCAGCCACTGCCCCAGCTCGCCCAGGGAACCGGCGAGACCTCCCTCGGCCTCCACGTGCTGGGCATGTGGATGAACTTCGGGCTCTCCGCCGGGCTCGTGACCTTCTTCATCTACAAGATGGCCCATGCGCTCCGGCGCCGGGACCAGGCGTTGTCTCGCACCCGCGAGGCGGCCCTGCGCAACGAGCAGGTGCTGGCAGTGGCCACCCAGGCCGCGGGCACCGCCCACGAGCTGGGCACGCCGCTCTCCACCATGGCGGTGCTGCTCGCCGAGATGCGCGAGGAGGCCCGGAACGACCCGGCGCTGAGCAAGGACCTGGAGCTGCTGCGCCAGCAGGTCGACACCTGCAAGTCGCGGCTGCGCCACCTGGTGGAGAGCGCCGACCGGCGCCGCATGGCCGAACCCGAGGTGCGGGACGCCCAGTCGTGGCTCGCCGGGGTGGTGCAGCGCTGGCTGGTGCTGCGTCCCGACGTGAGCCACCG from Halomonas aestuarii encodes:
- a CDS encoding ATP-binding protein codes for the protein MQAALPLPLSTPNRNLVRLTIVRGITWTGFLAAIIIGIELLGFSLHVHAVIGVIVVMGGINIATWWRLGRPRAVTHQEYLAHLMIDVTGLTLLFYFTGGAHNPFINYYLVPVTIAAATLPWRHAWLIAAASMAAYTFLLMAYQPLPQLAQGTGETSLGLHVLGMWMNFGLSAGLVTFFIYKMAHALRRRDQALSRTREAALRNEQVLAVATQAAGTAHELGTPLSTMAVLLAEMREEARNDPALSKDLELLRQQVDTCKSRLRHLVESADRRRMAEPEVRDAQSWLAGVVQRWLVLRPDVSHRLEVADRRDPPWLAVDATLDQALTNLLNNAADANPDDITIQLEWNGEEVIIDIRDHGPGVAMSIADQLGETFVSTKSKGLGIGLFLTHATINRLGGGVSLYNHPDGGTLTEVTLPRSPPAT